The following are encoded in a window of Halosolutus halophilus genomic DNA:
- a CDS encoding helix-turn-helix domain-containing protein, which produces MFTATLHFTQHRECILRRLTADIDTPIPIEIEEIQNGFVTFVLRAGPHADAFESELEAADHVEHVKRLDNENLLITKPSCGAYSAIYQNHGTLRRSNTVSGRQREYNVLVFQRDDLKNIIDDLEGFGTVTLGKLEEFRASTDSLLTERQREVVTEALTRGYYDWPRKITNEELAEELEISRATLHEHLRKAEQTLLSSALADSHKQTGRGRFEHIELE; this is translated from the coding sequence ATGTTTACCGCGACGCTCCATTTCACGCAGCATCGAGAGTGCATTCTCCGACGGCTTACAGCGGATATCGACACGCCGATCCCGATCGAGATCGAGGAGATTCAAAATGGCTTCGTGACGTTCGTTCTCCGCGCCGGGCCTCATGCAGATGCCTTTGAATCGGAACTCGAGGCTGCGGATCACGTCGAACACGTCAAGCGCCTCGACAACGAGAACCTGCTAATCACTAAGCCGTCCTGTGGAGCGTACTCGGCCATCTACCAGAACCATGGTACGTTACGACGATCGAATACAGTTTCCGGCCGTCAGCGAGAATACAACGTCCTTGTATTCCAACGCGACGATCTCAAAAACATCATCGACGATTTGGAAGGCTTTGGAACGGTCACGCTTGGCAAACTCGAGGAGTTCAGAGCGAGTACCGACTCGCTGCTAACTGAGCGGCAACGCGAAGTCGTCACTGAAGCACTGACGCGAGGATACTACGATTGGCCGCGGAAGATCACAAACGAGGAACTCGCTGAAGAACTGGAGATCAGCCGGGCAACGCTCCACGAGCATCTTCGAAAAGCTGAACAGACACTGTTGTCGTCAGCATTGGCGGACAGTCACAAACAAACCGGGAGAGGACGGTTCGAACATATCGAACTCGAATGA
- a CDS encoding isocitrate lyase/PEP mutase family protein — MTDSGATLRKHLDRDELLVCPGVHDPLTAGVADAVGFDAIYMTGYGTSLSKTGYPDAGFITMPEMISNAANIQERIDVPLIADADNGYGNATNVIRTVREYIKAGVGAIHIEDQTFPKRCGHTKGRQVIPREEAVGKIEAAADVRDNRAEDFVLIARTDARGTGDGSLDEAIGRANDFLEAGADVAFVEGPTDESELERIGREVDGPLVYNFVGNLGSSPYVELPSLAEWGFDLVLFPITSTLSTIANVYADLSAFADDPVAAMRDIDDDFDAQPVGSLHEFTGFPEVVEWERQYLPGEEQDKYEGSLGDDPETE; from the coding sequence ATGACCGATTCCGGTGCCACGCTCCGAAAGCATCTCGACCGCGACGAACTACTGGTCTGTCCCGGTGTCCACGACCCACTCACTGCCGGCGTCGCCGACGCCGTCGGCTTCGACGCGATCTATATGACCGGATACGGGACCTCGCTATCGAAGACCGGCTATCCCGATGCCGGCTTCATTACGATGCCGGAGATGATCAGTAACGCCGCGAACATTCAGGAACGGATCGACGTTCCGCTTATCGCCGATGCCGACAACGGATACGGGAACGCGACGAACGTCATCCGAACGGTGCGGGAGTACATCAAAGCCGGTGTCGGTGCTATCCACATCGAAGATCAAACGTTCCCGAAACGGTGTGGACACACGAAAGGACGGCAGGTTATCCCGCGGGAAGAAGCGGTCGGAAAGATCGAAGCCGCCGCCGACGTTCGAGACAATCGGGCCGAAGACTTCGTTCTCATCGCTCGAACTGACGCCCGCGGAACGGGTGACGGATCGCTCGACGAGGCGATCGGCCGCGCCAACGATTTCCTCGAGGCTGGCGCTGACGTCGCGTTCGTCGAGGGACCGACTGACGAATCGGAACTCGAACGCATCGGTCGAGAAGTCGACGGGCCGCTCGTCTACAACTTCGTCGGCAATCTCGGTTCATCGCCATATGTCGAACTGCCATCGCTTGCTGAGTGGGGATTCGACCTCGTACTGTTCCCAATTACGTCGACACTGTCAACGATTGCAAACGTCTACGCTGACCTCAGTGCCTTCGCAGACGATCCCGTGGCAGCGATGCGAGACATTGATGACGATTTCGACGCACAGCCTGTTGGAAGCCTTCACGAATTCACCGGCTTCCCAGAGGTTGTCGAATGGGAACGACAGTATCTCCCCGGCGAAGAACAGGACAAATACGAAGGGTCACTCGGTGATGATCCTGAAACCGAATAG
- a CDS encoding EamA family transporter, with product MDSGIGFAIAAALVWGFYIYVLKRSFSGYPPAALTVLLNSFAIAWYLPIVVTRTEFSDVLLESFGLVDLAVVAVTILTTALAFVLFLRAIAEGDVSYVTPINKLVPLFVLPLEILFLGQFLTRLQVFGVVVATGAVYVANYDPGGLFRPFVKAARSRPAQLALLSAMCYAVSDLGKRVSLQELAIPGTLWVPILLVGVAIVLLPSAVRNPPTAVRADLSKLAVGGAIVALGEHTTTLAFAALPASIASPIINTQAIVAVVLGGVLLDERYFRIRLVAAALAVVGVSLIAM from the coding sequence ATGGATTCCGGGATCGGATTTGCGATTGCTGCAGCCCTCGTCTGGGGGTTCTACATTTACGTTTTGAAACGGTCGTTTTCGGGGTATCCGCCGGCGGCGCTGACGGTCCTTCTCAACTCGTTCGCGATCGCGTGGTACCTGCCGATCGTCGTCACACGGACGGAGTTTTCGGACGTGCTGCTCGAGAGCTTCGGCCTGGTCGACCTGGCCGTCGTCGCAGTGACGATACTCACGACCGCCCTCGCGTTCGTGCTGTTCCTCCGGGCGATCGCCGAGGGCGACGTCTCCTACGTGACGCCGATCAACAAACTCGTCCCGCTGTTCGTTCTGCCGCTCGAAATCCTGTTTCTCGGCCAGTTTCTCACTCGGCTACAAGTTTTCGGGGTCGTCGTCGCGACGGGCGCGGTGTACGTCGCGAACTACGACCCCGGCGGATTGTTCCGCCCGTTCGTCAAGGCCGCGCGGTCACGACCCGCGCAACTCGCGTTACTGAGTGCGATGTGTTACGCGGTGAGCGACCTCGGGAAGCGCGTCTCACTGCAAGAACTCGCCATCCCGGGGACGCTCTGGGTCCCGATCCTGCTGGTTGGTGTCGCGATCGTCCTTCTTCCGAGCGCCGTCCGGAATCCGCCGACGGCGGTTCGCGCCGACCTTTCGAAACTCGCGGTTGGCGGGGCGATAGTCGCACTCGGCGAACACACGACGACGCTCGCGTTCGCGGCGTTGCCGGCGAGTATCGCCTCGCCGATCATCAATACGCAGGCGATCGTCGCCGTCGTTCTCGGCGGCGTCCTCCTCGACGAACGGTACTTCCGCATCCGGCTCGTCGCCGCCGCACTGGCGGTCGTCGGAGTCTCGCTGATCGCGATGTAG
- a CDS encoding hydantoinase/oxoprolinase family protein — protein MAYNLGVDVGGTFTDVIVFDESTHELTIDKVLSTPANPSEGVIHGVEEATEKAGTSVSELELLFHGTTVVTNMLLEETGSRVGLITTAGHEDILHLARAWTPGPLYGWMDMEKPGPLADLVDTRGVAGTISSPSGEETEPLDETAVREAVRELDGAGVESLTVALLNSYLNPAHEERVREIVAEEAPDLPVSLSSEIVPEYGEYERTLTTVINDYARPTVIEYLEDLDESLAAAGSTATMNVVRSDGGLMSSEAAKERPVELALSGPSGGVVGAATIASKKGVPDVLTLDMGGTSTDVSLVEGGTPETTRQTKVGYREFKSRSLDVNTVGAGGGSIARVQLNGSLQVGPESAGADPGPACYGQGGEEPTVTDANVVLGRIPPTVQLGGRMELDREAAHDAVAMIADERDTTVEEAAQAILDIVNENMHGALRVVSVERGYDPREFGLVAFGGAGPMHANALADVMDAYPMIIPPGPGVMSAFGFLTSDIQNEFSETYLETEEDVDGTDVYEELQALEEEASEWLVSEGVDETAHAFDYFAECRYFRQDIQMSIPVTIENLRGETGLTEIKDDFEARHERQFGFSLDAPLEIANLRVIGKGTLQGVTIEEQELAGSDPSGATLDTNEVYFGGDHYETPVYDRTELRPGNVITGPAIVTDDDSTVVVQPDHTATIDRYANIEINRGESQ, from the coding sequence ATGGCATACAATCTTGGCGTCGACGTGGGTGGGACGTTCACTGACGTCATCGTCTTCGACGAATCGACCCACGAACTCACGATAGACAAGGTACTCTCAACGCCTGCTAACCCATCAGAGGGTGTTATACACGGCGTTGAGGAGGCAACAGAAAAGGCAGGAACGTCGGTGTCCGAGCTCGAACTTCTGTTTCACGGCACGACGGTCGTGACGAACATGCTCTTGGAGGAGACGGGCTCACGCGTTGGACTCATCACGACTGCGGGCCACGAGGACATCCTCCACTTGGCACGAGCATGGACGCCCGGACCGCTATACGGATGGATGGACATGGAGAAACCGGGGCCGCTCGCCGATCTGGTAGACACGCGAGGCGTCGCCGGCACGATCAGTTCTCCGTCTGGAGAAGAGACCGAACCGCTCGATGAGACGGCAGTTAGAGAAGCTGTCCGAGAGCTCGATGGGGCTGGCGTTGAGTCACTGACCGTCGCGTTATTAAACTCGTATCTGAACCCCGCACACGAGGAGCGTGTCCGCGAGATCGTCGCTGAGGAAGCGCCGGACCTTCCAGTATCCCTCTCCTCCGAAATCGTCCCAGAGTACGGGGAGTACGAACGTACCCTCACCACTGTCATCAACGACTACGCACGACCGACGGTGATCGAGTATCTCGAGGATCTCGACGAGTCGCTCGCGGCGGCCGGATCAACGGCGACAATGAACGTCGTCCGGTCCGACGGTGGGCTAATGAGTTCCGAGGCCGCGAAGGAGCGACCCGTCGAACTCGCGCTCTCCGGCCCCAGCGGGGGGGTCGTCGGTGCAGCGACCATCGCATCGAAGAAGGGGGTTCCCGACGTGTTGACGCTCGATATGGGCGGCACCTCGACTGACGTTTCGCTCGTCGAAGGTGGCACGCCCGAGACGACCCGTCAGACGAAAGTCGGCTATCGGGAGTTCAAATCCAGATCTCTCGACGTGAATACGGTCGGTGCCGGCGGTGGTTCGATCGCCCGTGTCCAGTTGAACGGCTCACTACAGGTCGGCCCCGAGAGCGCCGGCGCAGACCCCGGCCCGGCATGTTACGGACAGGGCGGCGAAGAGCCGACCGTCACGGACGCTAATGTCGTTCTCGGTCGAATCCCACCGACGGTCCAACTCGGCGGACGGATGGAACTCGACCGGGAGGCCGCTCACGACGCCGTTGCGATGATCGCCGACGAGCGCGACACCACGGTCGAAGAAGCCGCACAGGCCATTCTCGACATCGTCAACGAGAACATGCACGGTGCGCTTCGCGTCGTCTCTGTCGAACGAGGCTACGATCCTCGAGAGTTCGGACTCGTTGCCTTTGGCGGTGCCGGCCCAATGCACGCGAACGCGCTCGCGGACGTGATGGACGCCTACCCCATGATCATCCCGCCGGGTCCCGGCGTGATGTCCGCCTTCGGATTCCTCACCTCTGACATCCAAAACGAGTTCTCAGAGACGTATCTGGAGACAGAGGAAGACGTTGACGGTACGGACGTCTACGAGGAGCTACAGGCTCTCGAAGAAGAGGCGAGCGAGTGGCTCGTTTCCGAGGGTGTCGACGAGACAGCTCACGCGTTCGACTACTTCGCCGAGTGTCGGTACTTCCGCCAGGATATCCAAATGTCGATTCCAGTTACGATCGAGAATCTCCGCGGCGAGACCGGACTCACAGAGATCAAAGATGACTTCGAAGCGCGTCACGAGCGCCAGTTCGGGTTCTCACTCGATGCACCGCTGGAGATCGCTAATCTCCGCGTCATAGGGAAAGGAACGCTTCAAGGAGTCACCATTGAAGAACAGGAACTGGCCGGTTCTGATCCGAGTGGAGCTACACTCGACACCAATGAGGTATATTTCGGCGGCGACCACTACGAGACCCCGGTGTACGACCGGACTGAGCTGCGGCCGGGGAACGTGATTACCGGTCCAGCGATCGTGACCGACGACGACTCGACAGTCGTCGTTCAGCCGGATCACACTGCGACCATCGACCGCTACGCCAACATCGAAATTAACAGAGGTGAGAGCCAATGA
- a CDS encoding FAD-binding oxidoreductase yields the protein MINEYPAVIARVIGTSDVARAITFARDNDLELAIRGGAHHQEGSAIVEGELVIDLEGNTVRVDAEKQVAHVQPGTRAEDVLAETQQYGLATPTGSAGEVGIPGSTLGGGIGWIRRKHGLGIDALRSGEIVTPDGELRAASPDHNEDLFWATPAVASVTSASSPTSSSTRWYRPSESSTRTTPPRTC from the coding sequence TTGATTAACGAGTACCCCGCCGTGATCGCCCGCGTCATTGGCACATCCGACGTCGCTCGCGCAATCACGTTCGCCCGCGACAACGACCTCGAACTGGCTATTCGCGGCGGCGCCCACCATCAGGAGGGCAGCGCCATCGTCGAGGGAGAACTCGTCATCGATCTCGAGGGTAACACTGTACGCGTGGACGCCGAAAAGCAGGTCGCACACGTCCAGCCCGGCACCCGCGCAGAGGACGTCCTCGCCGAGACGCAACAGTACGGCCTCGCCACGCCGACCGGGAGCGCGGGAGAGGTCGGCATTCCCGGCTCGACGCTCGGTGGCGGTATCGGCTGGATCCGCCGGAAGCATGGCCTCGGAATCGACGCGCTCCGCAGCGGCGAGATCGTTACGCCCGACGGCGAACTTCGAGCGGCAAGTCCCGACCACAACGAAGATCTGTTCTGGGCCACCCCCGCGGTGGCGTCGGTAACTTCGGCGTCGTCACCAACTTCGAGTTCGACCCGATGGTACAGGCCCTCGGAATCTTCAACCCGTACGACGCCGCCGAGGACGTGCTAG
- a CDS encoding hydantoinase B/oxoprolinase family protein: MSDSTPDFVGDHDVDQTTLDIIESTLSNTRDEMDRVVETTAISPVIREQSDQFPLIADAEGRMIMGQFGSAIDTILENSPFDRADLEDGDVIATNDPYMCAGAVSHTPDMLLLRPIFYDDDLIGFSSQWGNLMDVGGKTPGSMPVQARTIFEEGMRLPPVKLYKQGEFDSELLETFAHNTRLPDHAEADIKALAAGTKAAETRVHELCDRFGKETYVEACDAILDRTRDGMIDLIHEFIPEGERYTFEDYVDDDGMGNGPIKLHLEIYREGETVYLDWTGTDEQVPGTVNFLLNEKMFKMFTGVFLIMAFDPLLTFNDGYYDLFEVTLPEGSVVQPEFPAALGNRLPMMARQFDVLQATFSKLIDGFSVAGSYGTSPNLVYAGTDSEGNDFQMLEILYGGIPARPGGDGLDGHSWWPLFRTVPAEYQEAYYPLTIDEYSTRVDTGGAGEFRGGHGITKVYTFEEDGAITFQDDRAHTYPWGVDGGKHARTSEKKLIRTDGTEEELPSKVENVAVQAGDKLVFSTAGGGGLGDPLERDPSVVGEEIERGLVSESAARTEYGVVLADDGTVDEAATAERRGEIRSSREDLDSFDYGPLPDDEALEARIADERREFADRHN; this comes from the coding sequence ATGAGCGATTCAACCCCCGACTTCGTCGGCGACCACGACGTTGACCAGACCACGCTTGACATCATCGAGAGTACGCTTTCAAACACCCGTGACGAGATGGATCGGGTCGTCGAAACCACGGCAATCAGTCCTGTTATCCGCGAACAGTCCGACCAGTTCCCGCTTATCGCAGATGCCGAAGGACGGATGATCATGGGGCAGTTCGGGTCCGCTATCGATACCATCCTCGAGAATTCGCCGTTCGACCGTGCGGATCTTGAGGACGGTGACGTGATCGCGACCAACGACCCCTACATGTGTGCCGGTGCTGTTTCGCACACGCCGGACATGCTTCTCTTGCGCCCAATCTTCTACGACGACGACCTCATCGGCTTTTCGAGCCAGTGGGGGAACCTGATGGACGTCGGTGGCAAGACGCCGGGGAGCATGCCCGTTCAAGCGAGAACGATCTTCGAGGAAGGGATGCGACTGCCCCCAGTCAAACTCTACAAGCAAGGCGAGTTCGACAGCGAACTGCTCGAAACCTTTGCCCACAATACGCGACTCCCCGATCACGCGGAAGCCGACATCAAGGCACTGGCAGCGGGGACAAAAGCCGCCGAAACGCGCGTTCACGAACTCTGTGACCGCTTCGGGAAGGAAACGTACGTTGAGGCGTGTGATGCCATTCTTGACCGCACCCGCGATGGGATGATAGACCTCATCCACGAATTCATCCCCGAAGGCGAGCGGTACACCTTCGAAGATTACGTCGACGACGATGGGATGGGCAATGGCCCCATCAAACTTCACCTCGAAATTTATCGGGAGGGAGAAACGGTCTACCTCGACTGGACCGGTACGGACGAGCAGGTCCCGGGAACGGTGAACTTCCTCTTGAACGAGAAGATGTTCAAGATGTTCACCGGGGTCTTTCTCATCATGGCGTTCGACCCGTTGCTCACGTTCAACGACGGCTATTACGACCTCTTCGAGGTGACGCTGCCGGAGGGATCGGTCGTCCAGCCGGAGTTCCCGGCAGCGCTTGGTAATCGCCTGCCGATGATGGCCCGCCAGTTCGACGTCTTGCAGGCGACCTTCTCCAAACTCATCGATGGCTTTTCCGTTGCGGGCAGCTACGGTACGTCACCGAATCTCGTGTACGCGGGGACGGACTCAGAAGGGAACGACTTCCAGATGCTCGAAATTTTGTACGGTGGGATTCCGGCCCGACCGGGCGGTGACGGTCTCGACGGCCACTCGTGGTGGCCGCTCTTCCGCACAGTTCCGGCTGAGTATCAGGAAGCCTACTACCCACTGACGATCGACGAGTACAGCACGCGCGTCGACACCGGTGGCGCCGGCGAGTTCCGGGGCGGCCACGGGATCACTAAGGTCTATACCTTCGAGGAAGACGGAGCGATAACCTTCCAGGACGACCGTGCGCACACGTATCCGTGGGGTGTCGACGGCGGTAAGCACGCCCGGACGAGCGAAAAGAAATTGATTCGGACTGACGGTACCGAAGAGGAGTTGCCCTCGAAGGTCGAAAACGTCGCCGTCCAGGCGGGCGACAAACTCGTCTTCAGCACCGCCGGCGGCGGTGGGCTCGGCGATCCGCTCGAGCGCGACCCCAGTGTCGTCGGTGAAGAAATCGAACGTGGACTCGTCTCTGAGTCGGCTGCCCGCACGGAATACGGTGTCGTTCTGGCCGATGACGGCACCGTCGACGAGGCAGCAACCGCCGAGCGACGCGGCGAAATTCGGTCGTCTCGTGAGGATCTCGATTCGTTCGATTACGGTCCGCTGCCGGACGACGAGGCGCTCGAAGCGCGCATCGCTGACGAGCGCCGGGAGTTCGCTGACCGACATAATTGA
- a CDS encoding SDR family NAD(P)-dependent oxidoreductase, with the protein MKDRPEELAGVSHVNCAGQTALITGSTSGIGRAAALALGRLGADVIVHGRDVSAGESVVNELETIGVEATFIPAEFTDPDAVRELAMTVREETDGLDYLFNNAGGYFRTGRLTDLGVEYTFHINHLAPYQLTTDLIDHLTDDACIVTTSSAAHRGVSLDLERVETVESYSSMWAYSHSKLANILFSWELARRVAAVDQSISSNSVHPGAIPGSNFSRFLPRPLPALISTLDVVPGITSVADGAAELLYVALSPEAADVTGQYFANQSTRTPSGQARNDDAARRLWERSATLLDIDEPLAEFGESISSHQSN; encoded by the coding sequence ATGAAAGATCGTCCGGAAGAACTTGCAGGCGTGAGTCACGTGAATTGTGCCGGGCAAACCGCGCTGATTACGGGTTCGACGAGTGGGATCGGGCGTGCTGCTGCACTCGCGCTCGGCCGACTCGGCGCTGACGTGATCGTCCACGGACGAGATGTGAGCGCTGGCGAGTCCGTCGTCAACGAACTGGAGACGATCGGTGTCGAGGCGACGTTCATCCCGGCTGAGTTCACAGATCCCGATGCCGTTCGAGAACTCGCCATGACAGTTCGGGAGGAAACCGATGGTCTCGATTACCTGTTCAACAACGCCGGCGGGTATTTCCGTACGGGTCGACTCACGGACCTGGGTGTCGAGTACACGTTTCACATCAATCACCTTGCACCGTATCAGCTGACCACGGACCTGATCGACCACCTCACCGACGATGCCTGCATCGTAACGACATCGTCGGCAGCACACCGCGGTGTATCGCTCGACCTGGAACGTGTCGAAACCGTCGAGTCGTATTCCTCGATGTGGGCCTACAGCCACTCGAAACTCGCGAATATCCTCTTTTCCTGGGAACTCGCACGTCGGGTAGCTGCTGTGGACCAATCGATCAGTTCGAATAGCGTCCATCCAGGAGCGATACCGGGAAGCAACTTCAGCCGGTTCCTGCCACGACCGCTTCCAGCGCTCATCTCTACGCTCGATGTGGTTCCAGGTATCACATCGGTTGCCGACGGTGCTGCAGAACTGTTGTACGTCGCTCTCTCGCCCGAAGCCGCTGACGTCACCGGCCAGTATTTTGCGAACCAGTCGACCAGAACACCTTCGGGTCAGGCTAGAAACGACGATGCTGCCCGCCGACTTTGGGAACGAAGTGCGACCCTCCTCGACATCGATGAACCGCTTGCGGAGTTCGGCGAGAGCATCAGCTCCCATCAGAGTAACTGA
- a CDS encoding isochorismatase family protein, with translation MDWPHDIDAHYDEEDFGTSVGLGDRPALLVVDLINAFTDPETRLGSDVTGVLEQTERLLAAFRNQDLPRYFTTVAFEESYGDAGRFIEKVPALRELQLGTEAVAVDDRVAPVDDERVILKKYASAFFGTDLQTELTTNRVDTLVLAGVTTSGCIRATAVDSLQHGYRTIVPADAVGDRAEGPHRANLFDIDAKYGDVVTTDSVLEHLSTNE, from the coding sequence ATGGACTGGCCACACGACATCGACGCCCACTACGACGAGGAGGACTTCGGTACGAGCGTCGGCCTCGGCGATCGGCCTGCGCTACTCGTCGTCGATCTGATCAACGCTTTCACTGATCCCGAGACTAGACTCGGCTCGGACGTCACTGGAGTACTCGAACAGACCGAGCGCCTGCTCGCCGCCTTCCGGAACCAGGATCTGCCGCGCTATTTCACAACTGTCGCGTTCGAAGAATCCTACGGAGACGCCGGACGATTCATCGAGAAAGTACCAGCGTTACGGGAGTTGCAACTTGGCACTGAAGCAGTTGCAGTCGATGATCGGGTCGCTCCCGTAGATGACGAGCGGGTCATCCTGAAGAAGTACGCGAGCGCCTTTTTCGGGACTGACTTACAGACGGAACTGACAACGAACCGCGTGGACACGCTGGTTCTCGCTGGCGTCACGACGAGCGGGTGTATCCGTGCGACGGCTGTCGATAGTCTTCAACACGGGTATCGGACTATCGTCCCGGCCGACGCAGTCGGTGACCGTGCCGAAGGACCGCACCGAGCGAATCTCTTCGACATCGACGCAAAGTACGGCGATGTCGTCACCACTGATAGCGTACTCGAACACCTCTCTACCAATGAGTAA
- a CDS encoding glycerol dehydrogenase produces MAKIFASPANYTQGRGVAAEIGTHAEDLGSSAVLLADEIVMDIVGDTVTESLEDHEFATETVEFRGECSEQEIERVADQANEYGSDVIVGAGGGKALDAAKAVAERLDIAMVSMPTIASTDAPTSSLSVIYTEHGEFEEYWFHSTNPELVLVDTAIIAEAPTRTFQSGIADALATWFEADATYRSHGENIFGGASTRAGHALAELCYETLRRHGVSAVHAVENGAVTESVEAVTEANTLLSGLGFESGGLAAAHSIHNGLTQLEATHDATHGEKVNIGTLSQLVLEGKDDEFVADVIEFSLDIGLPVTLADIGLDDPTEDQLDTVAEAACVEEETIHNEPFPVEPAMVRDALVTVNGLGERHK; encoded by the coding sequence ATGGCAAAAATATTCGCGTCCCCCGCGAACTATACACAGGGCCGTGGCGTCGCTGCGGAGATCGGAACGCACGCGGAGGACCTCGGGAGTAGCGCCGTCCTCCTCGCTGACGAAATTGTGATGGACATCGTGGGTGATACCGTCACGGAGAGTCTCGAAGACCACGAGTTCGCCACCGAGACGGTGGAGTTCCGGGGCGAGTGCTCGGAACAGGAGATCGAACGCGTCGCCGACCAGGCGAACGAGTACGGGAGCGACGTCATCGTCGGCGCCGGCGGGGGCAAGGCGCTCGATGCGGCCAAGGCGGTCGCGGAACGGCTCGACATCGCCATGGTCTCGATGCCGACCATCGCGTCGACGGACGCTCCCACGAGTTCGCTCTCGGTGATCTACACCGAACACGGCGAGTTCGAGGAGTACTGGTTCCACTCGACGAACCCGGAACTCGTCCTCGTAGATACGGCGATCATCGCGGAGGCACCGACCCGGACGTTCCAGTCGGGCATCGCCGACGCGCTCGCGACGTGGTTCGAGGCCGACGCGACCTACCGCTCGCACGGCGAGAACATCTTCGGTGGGGCCTCAACCCGGGCCGGTCACGCGCTCGCCGAACTCTGTTACGAGACGCTCCGCCGGCACGGCGTCTCGGCCGTCCACGCCGTCGAGAACGGCGCCGTGACGGAAAGCGTCGAGGCCGTGACCGAGGCGAACACGCTCCTGAGCGGCCTCGGCTTCGAGAGCGGCGGGCTCGCGGCGGCCCACTCGATCCACAACGGACTCACGCAACTCGAGGCGACCCACGACGCGACCCACGGGGAAAAGGTCAACATCGGCACCCTCTCCCAACTCGTCCTCGAGGGCAAGGACGACGAGTTCGTCGCAGACGTCATCGAGTTCTCGCTCGACATCGGGCTTCCGGTCACGCTCGCGGACATCGGTCTCGACGATCCGACGGAAGACCAGCTCGATACGGTCGCCGAGGCGGCCTGCGTCGAGGAGGAGACGATCCACAACGAGCCGTTCCCGGTCGAGCCTGCGATGGTCCGGGACGCGCTGGTGACCGTGAACGGGCTCGGCGAACGCCACAAGTAG